Within the Aspergillus luchuensis IFO 4308 DNA, chromosome 5, nearly complete sequence genome, the region AGGTGTGTCAGGGCCGCTTATCAGATGATACCCTGCTGCTTGCATACATATATTGTCCACAAAGCGCTTTCGGGCGACTTTGTAGTACGATTGAAGAATATCGTGGAGGGCTTGAATAGTGTGCTCGAAATTGCTCAAATGTCGCTGGTAGTGCAGGTCTTCCACACGTACCACCCTCCCATGAGAACAGTCGTCGAATGCCTTTCCCTCTATTGCCGAAGCTGCGCGTCTTTGGCGACTGAGAAGAATTAGATCTGATAGGAGAGGGCGGAAGCGACAATAACCTACCATTTATCGAGTGTATCGTTCAAATAATGGTTCAGAGTCGTCGGCGTTCCCGTACGCTCcacaaaaagcaagaagTCAACCTTGGCGATCCCTTTCTGGTACGTTTCCAGCAGCCTGTCCATCAGAAATAATTGAACATTGTGACACAATCGAGCATCAGGGCAAGCTCGGTTCAATGCGCGGGCGATAAACTCGTGAACCATGATTATTATGTCGCTTATATATCCCTTGGCGAGCGCCACCCATTTTGTTGACTGgcttttcatcatcgtcgacaGAAGGGTACCGTTGAAGGTCCCGATTTCGAACCCCCGCGAGGCCCTATACAGCTCCTCTATCCATGAGTGAATACCCCCGCGGAGAGGGAAGCTTACTGAGATAGGCTCATCGACAATACCCTCCAGGTCTCCCACAGTGTCGACCTTTCTCGTTAGGAGATCTCCGTCAAAAGACGTCTGGTCTTCTTCCGAGGCGCCTAATCCGaaatgatgctgatgtccCCATTGTGCAACGTCATTAGAAAAGATGTCATTTCTGTTCACCACCCTTGTAGCCAACCTTAagatctcatcatcttcaaatgCATCATCTGCGCCGTAGTTCGAATTCAGCGCGTGCGACACGATGGTTTGGAATGATGACATGACATCGACGAGGTAACTCCGTTGTTGTTCAGGTGTTGTGCGCTCCACCCCAAGGATGTGTAGTTTGTCTTGGCAgtctttcagcttcttcCCAATCTCCAATCTTACCTAGAGGGAAATCAGCAGGGGTCCACACAATAGAAGAGACAGCGGGGAAGGCGAGGCTACCAATGGAAAGGCGTTGCGTGCATTTGTCGTCACGGTCTCCTGCAGACGAGCCCGCAATGTTCGAATGCCTAGTTTGTCTGACCCCACTGTACACCATGGATGCTGCCTCAGGGTGTCTCCCTCTAAGACACTCCGGGATTTGTCCTTTTCCTGGAGATCGCGTTGGCCTGGATTTCGCACAAGGATCCATCCCAATTTCATCGGCATAGTTCTACCCTCCAGGATATCAATGACCTTAGACTCGGCGCCTTTGTCGACTAGATCCGGTTTGGTGATGACTCCAATCGTTCTCTCGCCATGGGGATCCTGCTCGCGAGCCATTTCAATGATTTCCTGCGTAGCGATGTCAACATTTGCAGGCACAACAGTGAGCATGATAGAGCGAGGGTTTTTCATGTAAGATTCCACCATCTCCCGGACCATTTCCTTGTCCTCTTTTGTCGTTAGCCCGGGTGTCGTGTTTCGAAAAATACCCGGAACATCGATAACACTTAGGTGATCTTCATCGGGACCGGAGATCTGCAATCTCAAGACGCTGTCCGAGAACGTCGGTAGACCAACACCTTCGGTTGTAGAGAGCCCCAGTAGGGCATGGACCTTATATTTAGCACCGCGGGTGAGTTTATGGTTGCCCCATGTGAAGACAAATCAGCTTACATCCGCCATTAACTCAGAAAGGAAATTTGGTGTAAGATTATGTATATCTTCCGCGACCCATTCTCTCAATTGTGCTGCTCGCTCCTCACGCTCATTCAGTCCTGGAATGATGGATGCTGTAATCCTCCTTTCGCCATCATTGGTCCGGCGGAAGATGATCTGCGTGGCGTGCCTCGTACAAAGGCCACTGTCCCGTGGAAATGTAAATGATGTAAGCCCCTCTAGTACGGAGCTCTTCCCGCTGGATTGATCTCCAATAACAACGAGCTGAGGAAGGTCGATGTACTCTCCGACATTGCAGGCGAAGAGCTTGTCGATCTTGTCTAACAGTGAGGAATCTGCAAGAGCTTCGCTTGTCTTCCTGGCGTGCTTGGTCATGATGTAACCGGTTGTTGCATCCCGGGATGTGCGGACAGATTCATGGACgttcagaataatatattgtgATGAAAATCCAGAATTCTGGCCATCACTCCGAGTAGGACATCGAGTCTGGGAATGGTATTTGTCGCACTGTATTCTTAATACCATTCAGCAAAATGCACCTGCCAACAAAATGCTGGACGGCATATTCACCCGCACGCGAATGGCAACACAACTCTCCTTGCATGAGCCGCCGTGCTGAAGCTAACAAGATGGCATGTATGAATGTGGATGAAACGGTAACATTTTGTGGAATTTGGTGTAGTGACCCGGGTAAAGCCACGTACCGTTTAAGGCATAACTATGCCATATTATGCATTCCATACGGGAAAACCACTATGAGAGGCTGTGGCGAAGAATGTCCAGAACTACTGTAACCAACAGCTCTCTTGTGGTGCGGTTTACTCGTCGCCAAGAACACCTACAAACTTCGAGCCAATCATGTCCGATATATCGAAAGTGAAGTAGAGTAGTCTTACTGGTTCCGACTGTGCTCCGAAATAGACTTAACTCTTCAACCCTCTACAACGCGCATTAGCCATATGGTAGCCCATCCAGGTATGTCATTTGCAGGGGCAGTTTTTGGTGCCTCCGCCCCATCATTGATGCTTCTCAGCATGTGGAACCCTTAGTTGGGTTGCTATTAGGTGATTCACTCTGTTATCCTGGTGATCATGGATCTGACATGCCCCATTCTACCAAGTGCCGCCCAAAGCCATACCCTAGGATGGTGGTTACTATGCACCTGCTCCGTCATACCCAACTCAGGTTGTATAATTATGCATCGAGGCTCCAGTCATTGTTCGACGAAATTTGACCATGGGGATGATCATTGGTCTTGTGACCAGGCATGGTATTACGGCCCTGGGGTATACTACGGGACTACCATGTTGGTTTGTAAGCTTTCTCAccccattttctttttgatattAGCATAGTCTGCGAGGCAGGTGCATCGCTGGATCGCAGGAAATGCTAATACGCCCATTAGATGTCCGGTAACAATATATGTGTTGCTTCGGTTTCTGTTGTGATCGCAAATGGGACGTGAAACGGACGGTTATTACATTTGACACGGAACTTTATCTCTCCTAATCGCAGCGTTTCTGTAGCCGCCCGGCTTATTCACAGGGAGCCTCGTGCTTGACCCGCTGGTGATGAATAGATCTACTCCGTACGATCCAGCGGATTATTCCCAGACTGAACAACAACTCCCCAGACATATGGCAGAACTTCCAACAAATTTATCTGTTTAATTATCTAATCTGTTAGTTTCAATCCTCTCTTCTAGGCCAAACAAATCAATATTGCAGATGCCCTCTCCGTGGCTTCCAGCTTGATCGCGCTTGCAACTCTTACCTTTGAATTGAGCAAATCGCTCTATACTCTAATCAAGGACTTTAAAAAACACGCAACAAACAGTTCGTGAGCTGTGGTATAGACTGGAATCTTTGGTCCTCGGCACCTTAATCTCGGCAGTAATGGACAATGAAGCCGAGCTGGCCAGCTTGAAGTTACCTCTTCTGCGATGTGGAAAAATATGAGCGAGTTCAGGGATATTATTCGAAAATGTGTGGCCCATTCTAACGGTCAACGCACAAGCTTTCGTGACTGGGCTAAATTACGGTACATGGGTGGGACTATTTATGACCTGAAAACAACGCTTACTGGTTATAAAGCAACTATCTCTATCGCTCTCGGGGGCGCCACATTGTAAGATATATGAGCCCTACAGTGACTATGAACCAATGACTCTGACTCAATATACTCAGTCGTCAAGCCACTGTTGCCAGCGCTGTCATCGACCAGTATTAGACCATGATCGAGGAAGCAACATCTGATCTACAAGAGCATCTACAAGACTTTGAGGAAAGGTTGCAATCGGTTGATCAGCACGGGGGTCCTGTTCAAGAGTCTGATACTTTTAACTTACGAGACAcaagggaggagaaggacagCACTGAGCAATGCCTGACAATATGTACACATGTTGCGCAAGTCATTGCACACCTCCAGAAACAGCTTCCGCAACTCCATTTTAAGGGTGGAAATCCATCTATACAGTTTGGTTCTAGCAATGATGATATATCCGGTCAATCCCAGGACCTGACCAACGCTTTGCTCACTGACTTTAGCACAAGAGTCTCATCAAACTCGGCGGCACTCCAGGGCCGTCTGATGGAGCTGACAAATCGACTGAGACAAATGTCGGAACAGGGCATAGTGTCCAAGGATCCCACGAACCTGAATCTCAttaaggaggagagggaaagtaTTACCCGATGTCTTACAGTAATGTCTGTTCAGAGGCCTCCGAATTGGCACACAGAGCCCACACAAATATCTTTGAGAACGTGACAGCATTAGACGAGTCACATCAGCTCGTGGTATATACCATTGGAGATCTAATTTCCGCCAAGCATATCATCACTGGCTCGAAATCGGCGCAGTGGTTGGGCCAAATGTCAGACACTTCGCTACGGCAATTGTCTCGGGACTTCCGTGGACAGGTCGGGATAGGGGAAGAGCCACCCACGCGGGCGGAGAAAAATGAATTCAATACCCGGTACGGGTCTGGTCAGCTGCTCGGGGAAGACTCTCCAAGGCGCCGAACATCTCCCAGCGACAAACGTTAAGTACATGTGGTCAACGTGCATCCTACTTCTCCCTATGGGTCATTTCTTGCAGCTCTGCCAGACTGTCATCAACCGAAGAAGATTGTTTCATCCTATCCACCAGATCACGGACATCCTGATCTGCACCGCTTTTGAATGTCTgaatcaccatcaccaggGCGTTTCTGTATCTTTCTGTTGCCTTTTCAGCATGTCGCagagcttcttttcttcgtcggTCTTTAGAGGGCTCGAATACACAAGCTCGCCCAGAATGAACACATGTTTCGCAGGATGGAGGACCAGTGCACTATAATTAGTTAGTCTCAT harbors:
- a CDS encoding uncharacterized protein (COG:U;~EggNog:ENOG410PH2C;~InterPro:IPR022812,IPR027417,IPR001401,IPR000375, IPR030381,IPR020850;~PFAM:PF00350,PF01031;~go_function: GO:0003924 - GTPase activity [Evidence IEA];~go_function: GO:0005525 - GTP binding [Evidence IEA]) → MTKHARKTSEALADSSLLDKIDKLFACNVGEYIDLPQLVVIGDQSSGKSSVLEGLTSFTFPRDSGLCTRHATQIIFRRTNDGERRITASIIPGLNEREERAAQLREWVAEDIHNLTPNFLSELMADVHALLGLSTTEGVGLPTFSDSVLRLQISGPDEDHLSVIDVPGIFRNTTPGLTTKEDKEMVREMVESYMKNPRSIMLTVVPANVDIATQEIIEMAREQDPHGERTIGVITKPDLVDKGAESKVIDILEGRTMPMKLGWILVRNPGQRDLQEKDKSRSVLEGDTLRQHPWCTVGSDKLGIRTLRARLQETVTTNARNAFPLVRLEIGKKLKDCQDKLHILGVERTTPEQQRSYLVDVMSSFQTIVSHALNSNYGADDAFEDDEILRLATRVVNRNDIFSNDVAQWGHQHHFGLGASEEDQTSFDGDLLTRKVDTVGDLEGIVDEPISVSFPLRGGIHSWIEELYRASRGFEIGTFNGTLLSTMMKSQSTKWVALAKGYISDIIIMVHEFIARALNRACPDARLCHNVQLFLMDRLLETYQKGIAKVDFLLFVERTGTPTTLNHYLNDTLDKCRQRRAASAIEGKAFDDCSHGRVVRVEDLHYQRHLSNFEHTIQALHDILQSYYKVARKRFVDNICMQAAGYHLISGPDTPMKLFSPTLVSELSVEQLKEIAGEEPRQQRIRQQLEKEIRGLQTAKMILR
- a CDS encoding uncharacterized protein (COG:S;~EggNog:ENOG410PNUZ;~InterPro:IPR031348); this translates as MIEEATSDLQEHLQDFEERLQSVDQHGGPVQESDTFNLRDTREEKDSTEQCLTICTHVAQVIAHLQKQLPQLHFKGGNPSIQFGSSNDDISGQSQDLTNALLTDFSTRVSSNSAALQGRLMELTNRLRQMSEQGIVSKDPTNLNLIKEEREKASELAHRAHTNIFENVTALDESHQLVVYTIGDLISAKHIITGSKSAQWLGQMSDTSLRQLSRDFRGQVGIGEEPPTRAEKNEFNTRYGSGQLLGEDSPRRRTSPSDKR
- a CDS encoding Zn(II)2Cys6 transcription factor domain-containing protein (InterPro:IPR036864,IPR001138;~PFAM:PF00172;~go_function: GO:0000981 - DNA-binding transcription factor activity, RNA polymerase II-specific [Evidence IEA];~go_function: GO:0008270 - zinc ion binding [Evidence IEA];~go_process: GO:0006355 - regulation of transcription, DNA-templated [Evidence IEA]), translating into MNKETSEYPHRQLLPKVSLGKVGHSHSPVHAPSKRRSLACTNCRRKHIKCTGPPSCETCVHSGRACVFEPSKDRRRKEALRHAEKATERYRNALVMVIQTFKSGADQDVRDLVDRMKQSSSVDDSLAELQEMTHREK